cagaacggaatcttatgttagaatgttcaaaaacccacaccttttgctttcaacccttttgttccaaggagagtggcaactctaagtaacacccccaattatcatcACTTTTGTttggaaattctaaaacaacaatgttttttaacacttcaaaataacatttgctaaatgaaccttacatttttcagtagccataggtgtgtagatttgaacaaaatctggttttgggagcatttactgcctgaaatatccgattttgtttaccacgcttggAGTTATATTGCTGGCCttatgggtcgcctatttacgccgtttcaacggcacatgaacggttagaccgagaattctcgtcatgaaattaaaattccactgtaaaattccattccattcgagtcacagtaaaatgtcatttttggtacatagctaatttagatacacctatggtgtgggtggttgcgtttctttaggagtctgctgtcttggtttgtatagaaatggatattaagtgacacatacacgcaagacggcggacatactggaccgacggtaatagggggagttccgatatagAGATTGAAtgatagtggccccaagatcgacccctgggtaACACCAGGTCAAGgatgttggtgttgaggtacagttgccAATGGCAACAGAGAAGCTCCTTTgttgtagatatgatttgagccagttgataactgtaaagtgttctagtctgtgttaaatattgtgatcaacagagtaaaatgctgcactaaggtccagtagctctaggactgatgttttacctaaATCTGTATTGAGGGGTATGTCCTTGAAAACCTTTTTAAGaactgtttcagtgctgtgatttgcccgaaaaccagactgaaagtaatcaaaatacacatttcatgttaggaaggtggttagttgattaaacaataattttgccaataaaaggtagattggatatgggcctgtaattgtttagcatggaggcatcctggttattcttcttgagaagtggctttacaactgCTGTTTTcggtgacttaggaaaagtgccagacatcagtgatacatttacaatgtaAAGGACATCTGCCGCTataaggtgaaaaacagttttgaagaaattggtagacAGAGTGTCTAagccacatgtggaagagctaaGATTCTGTACcattttttcaagtgtttcgtagtctatcaagctgaactctgacatcaagttaagTTTCCCTGTAGCTGGAGGTTCCGGATGTTGAAttagtaattgagcagatatgttgaatCTGATTTGGTAAATTTTTCCTttgaaaaaagatgaaaactcattgcatatatttgagagaagttcagacgctaattgtgaggggggatttgttaacttattgACAGttgaaaaaagaacaaaaatgttatttgaacttctactgATTGTGTAGAAAGACTATCTTGCTTTGTatatttcagagagagagagttttgcattaaagtgatccaATAAGTCTTCCAccgagtctgacagttgacttgacgtctgtgaaagtgcttgctcaaagagagcatttttctgatcatttatgattctccttttacCATTATCTGTTCTGAGAGTGTGGGGACATAGaaacatcaaagaacacgcagaaatgatCGGATAACGGCAgatctttaacagctgtagagacatagtggtcatgttgttgtgtctttgtggtaGCAAGGAGTCGACGGACATGGGGAGGGATATTTGTACTAGTGTTCCAACATGACCTATCCTTTATGATAgcctctcagcagctttgataggtgctatctcctATCTCCTCATGCACATtacatccatttgtttgctgagattccagggagtttgacgccagtgattgacCTTGAGTCATTTCAGCAGCACCCTCCTTATCGTGTCCAGTGGACGTGGCTGGACATTGTTgagctgttttttttatgtttctccaaggtctgcatttcagtggaggctaCCGGGTGATTACcagagggccccacagcaggggGGGTTGGGCATACTGTATCTCTTTCAGCTtgtgcagagtgttttggttaagctgagttgttgatgtcatcAGCTTGTTCAGTTTGTGTGGCTACTGAGCTTATAGTTTTCGTTTATAGTTTTCGGTTTATAGTTTGTATGGCTACTGAGCTTATAGTTTTCAGTTCTTGGGCCcagtccaactcagctctgCGCTATTTGGTCTGAAATATTCCCTGCAATTCCAGAAAAGGTTCAAATCTTCAATAAAATTCatcccaactgaaaagcatgttcttgcgagccaggtgtttaaactgaatagtctggTAAATACAAAGCTTGTAGTAGGCTAATTAGGCTAAGTAGGCGTAACCTAGGCTACGCTATGCCTGAAACTATTGGGTTCTACCTTAAGACCGCTTTTCACTTCCATTTCCCCATGGCAGTGCAAATGATGTACGCAATTATAATGCCCTGCCCAACAACTGTTTATTGTTAGGCTACACCTTTCCAGTTGAACCCTGATACAGCTAGTCATGGAAGAAGGCCTATATGGTAAGAAAATGtactaggctactagcctaagCTTACTAAAGGCAttccaacctgcaaaaagtcatttcagagAGGTGGATCAGGTGGATCACCTGAAATGATTAATTTAGTtcaggagaaaagagataaaagccTCCCTACACTGacaactgattggttgatttagcgaaacaggtCAATCAGGATGCTCTGTCTTGCATGTGCTTCATGAACTTCGTGTGCAcactacactcagatgcacaagCGATTTGAACTCTCGGTCTCGCGTGCGCGCCCTTGCTCGCTCGCTCTAGGTTCcaggagattttatctaatttgcgggcatcAGGGAGCTGCTATCAATATGCAGGAGACTTCCGCAACTTcagggagacttgggatgtctgctactATCTGGGTAACAATGACGAAACAGAAGAATGAAGAAACAGACTTTTAATTCCCTTTTGCAAAATACAAACTAAGTTCATTTACTTTTACTTCCTCACTATACAGTTTTATCCTATCTGAGTATGCAGATTTTCCAATCCCACCCcatgtctctctttcacttgcttcctgtcactcttcactgtcctcacTGAATACAGGCAAGAAAAGGaaatgtgtgcatttgcattttATGATACTGATTTGTTTGTGGTTATTTAgtcttttatttctctctcacttattCATTTTAGTTTTGCACCACACCACTAAGATGTCACTGTGAATACCCCTTGCATGTGAAAAGGTGAGGTGATTAGGTCCTCATGCATTACATGAGATTCACAAAGCATGAGATGGTGGAGGTTGCCTTTAGCCTGGGAGAGCCCACACCAACCTGTTAGCAAATCTGAATTTGTTCTGCAGGTCTGGCAAGGAGATTAACAAGATAAACACAGTGATAATGTAATGCTCCTATCtccaaaaacagatttttgatgGTCATATACAAAACAGTAGCTGTACCCTGGCATTTAACATATTACGTACGTACACTAATTGCTTTTAAAAAACGTAAATGGTGACTAAGGAACTTAGTAATGCTGTTCTCTATTTTTCTACATTTTCAATGACAAGCTGTTCTTTCAAAACCACTGCACCGAGAACAATCAACGTCAAAAGGACAAAATCACCAACCATCTCAATAAAGCCTGCAATAAGTTGCTTGATTTGCCACACCCTGTTAGTTCTGCTGTCAGGCAGCTTGAACAGATAAATATGGATTATGCTCACATGTCATGGTGCTTTGGcttgaaacatattttaatcaGCCAGCTGCTTAGACTGCCTTCTTTATCAGATGCAACAATAAACTTGAAAGAAACTATGACAAATGTGTTGACAGACAAACCAGAGATGTCTTGATCTATAATGACTATAGTTTGTTATTGATATAATTCTACTTCATATAATATTTCATTTCCCTTTCACTGAATTACAACTTATAAAGCTGTTGTATGAATTCAAATACTTTTACTCCTGTTCTTTTTTTGCCGTGCTGTTGATTTCCCCTTCCAGTTTGGTGGTTAAAGGGCCAAGGACACCAAGATtgataactataacgataaaaACATATCGTTCTCCGATATGAATGACgttgttcacacataaactataatgatgacatgaagaacgatattattggggatcactttcagagtgattttgagaatgataaaaagctaacagccaatcagaacccatcataTTTTAGCCATTACATTCATTTTAGCCATTGCATTCAttcaacacaaggagagactttgcttatcgttggtcagtgtggacgcttttatcgttatggttatagttatcattcttggtgtgaacagccctttaTCCTCCGAAAACTCGCCCTGTCACAGTTGGTCATGTTAGGCACTGTTGTCCCTGCTGATACACGGACCTTGCCTAATTAAGTCCATTCATGTATAACAGATTATGTACAATAGTGTCTTAGTAGTCAGTTGCACAATTTATTTACTGACTGTATGATGAACAGTAGGTTGATGTGGAGTTAGATATTCAAACACATGTCACAGTTGCCAGTGTACCATGGAAATCCATCCTCCCTGCAAAAGGTGAGGGTCCAGGGGAATTAAAGATCAGTGGCTTTGCCCTTTGGATAACAAGCTTGACTGTGTTGCTCACCTCTGTGGTAAAGTTCAAGTTCTGGATTGTTTTGACATagagtgtgtgttcctgtgggGTAAATGCAAATTAATAGTCCTCATCACAACAAGAAATCTATTTCACTGTATAATGTGTAATTCAATACAACTTTTGTAAAATTCAGCTAACTGCTTCGcacttttctgtgtgtttgttatacgACAAGCCTTTTTAGCTGAATTCTTCTACGCTCGCTGATAGTGTTCAAAGAgtcaaatgttttaatttgtcagGAACAGTTCATGTGGATTAATGCCATTTTCCCTGCAAGATGATAACAATACATAAAAAAGATAGCAGAATCAAGGTAAAAGCAAGGAGTGCTTGCTTCATTTACCATAGAAAAAAGAACCAGTCTCACATCTAATCAGGAATATGATATGTACACACATGACTATATTGAAAGCACGCAATGTCAAACACAATTGCAAATgcaatttcattgaaagtgagTCTGGTTGGCTTTTTCTTTGTCCAAAGCTGAATGACCATCCATTGTGCTGTAACAACATTGATTAATCACAGGGCTTTGCTATAATGCAGTGTCGACAGTGGGTAAACAGAACAAAAAGACATGTTCTTTCCTGTGATACTGGTATCAGCAGAGTGACAGGCCATGGGGAATTTAGAAGGACAGAAGGAGGCACTCGGTGTACTAACGATAGTGCATAAGGAGGGGCATGAAAAGACATATGTCTCATAGGAGTGGGGCCATAAATGTAGATTTTAATAGAGATAATAACACTCATGATGGAAGGGTCATAAAATCCACATGGCTAGTGGGACTCTCCGGTGCAGAAGCAGCTGTGCTAGCTATTTCAGGTTGTCTGTTATTGGTGCATATGATAGCTGTACTACCTACATTTATAGCCTTCAAATGTAAAAGGATCCAGTGTTATTTCATATGAAAAATCCATAAATGAATTGGATGTTTagttttgctgtttgttttgttgcctAAGGTAGAACCTAAACTAGAAATATACTTGTTGTTTACCAAACTCTTATTTTGTGGAAATGTTCCCTTTTGTACACGTGATGTATGCCGTGGTTGCTATCAATGACCAATAGGATTTGGGAGACGCAAAGACATTAAAGGTCAGTTGCACTTGTTCTATACTCTCGTTCTGTCTATGAGTGTCTCACTCATTGGTTAATAATGATTAACGGCGGATTTATCACCCTTGGACTAGGTGTGCTCTCTTAAAGGTTAAACATGGCAGTCCACCTCGccattgctcacacacacagtaatacatTACCACCGTGTGCTGTGAATACTTCGCCCATGTACACATGAGAAAGCACTGCCATTAAGATAGCGGGGTATGTAAAGGCCAGCTGTCTATAGTAAGATGTTTCTCAGTTATTGCGAGCTACAGCTACAGCATATGTTTtccattctctttttttttcctaatTATGTTAAgcaaacacataaaaaaaacggTGTTTGACAGCCTAATGCTTTAATTGCAACATTGATCGAACGGGACTTTGCTTAAGTACTTGTTCATCACTTTGTCAATGCAAGACAATTCAGCACCCTGGCCAGCGCCCAGCGCCAACTCAGGACTGGAGCGATACTGGGCAtagataggctactttaaagcaacaccaaataacttttccctctgtcgcacggactatttgtttatccaacacctgctttgcaaataacaatgtccacagacaaggtagaatatgttgcatgcttttacaaaagtacgatgtattgcgacatcagatgcaagtcaaatttgtagtttcttatgtctcattccaccgaactacagatccgctaccggATCTGGCAAATTTacgtgcggttatagccgatagagggccgcgaagcgaatggagaagtgccgttcaccctgttacgagttgatgaaccactgaaacgattttggaaacattattttaagctacaaaaaactctttggtgttgctttaaaaaggTGCTAGTGCTACTAATGATATAGGCTACTGCTCTATACTCATGCCAAAGTGTTTTCGTCGCAAAGTTTTATTCTAGTAATAATACTAATGCAAACCATGATTAAAAAGCGAGTTGACTGAATTTACTTGATACTCATTTACTCGTATTACATTTCTTCGGTGACGCCCCTCCTCACCAACTCTACCACGTGTATTTTTGGAGGCGCCCGAACGAGCATCTCCTCCCTTCCCCAACAGAACACCATCCTAAATCCCTACAGTTTTCAAATTATGTCCATCCGAGAGGTGAGCTGTGCCTACCTAGCTTTAGGAAACAAAGTCTCAtgtcgcataggctactcatgtTTTCCCCGATGAACATGCAAAACATTCGAACTCTTTGCTTGATTGTTTGCATGCTCTCTTACCTACTTGTTGGAGCCGCTGTGTTCGACGCGCTTGAGTCTGAGACGGAAAGTTCCCGAAAGAAAATGTTGGAGCTTAAACTGAACGAGTTGAAGAAAAAATATGGTTTCTCTGATGAGGAATACCGCGAAATTGAAAAGGTGGTTTTACAATGGGAGCCTCATCGAGGAGGAATACAATGGAAATTCGCGGGCTCTTTCTACTTTGCAATCACTGTTATCACCACGATAGGTAAGAATTCATATTTTATACCATTGCATATTACAAAGCACGATTCTGTAGTAAATCATTCAATTATTGTGTAGAACACTGAATGAAGTCCATTTACTGTCTAGCAGGCTCTGTTGGTTATTTCCAGAACTACAGTCTGTGTGATTTCCCTTTTATTGCCACAAGTGATTTCCATAAACAATTCTTTATATAAAACTCACTTAGTCACTTTATATGACTTTTGTGTGCATTGCCTGCAGGCTATGGGCACGCTGCCCCTGGCACTGATGCGGGTAAAGCTTTCTGCATGTTCTACGCCGTCCTGGGCATCCCGCTGACTCTGGTGATGTTCCAGAGCCTGGGGGAGCGCATGAACACCTGCACGCGCTACCTGCTCAGCCGGACCAAGCGCTGCCTGGGGCTTCGCCGCTCTGAGGTCTCCATGGGCAACATGGTGCTGATGGGCTTCCTGTCGTGCCTGAGTGTGCTGTGCGTGGGTGCCGGTGCCTTCTCCTACTTCGAGGGCTGGAGCTTCTTCCATGCCTACTACTATTGTTTCATCACGCTGACCACCATCGGCTTCGGTGACTTTGTGGCGCTGCTCAAGCGCGAGGACTTGCAGACCAACACGGTCTACGTGGCATTCAGCTTCCTCTACATCCTGGTGGGGCTGACCGTGATCGGGGCCTTCCTCAACCTGGTGGTGCTGAGGTTCCTCACCGTCAGCTCAGAGGGGCCGCTGCAGGCAGCAGCGGTGGAGGaggcaggagagggaggaggaggaggaggaggaaggcggAGAGGGGAAGGGGGGAACATGGGAAAGGAGGGAGGTGACCTGGAGAAGGGTCGGGGTGCTCTGGCTGCGGGAcacaggaaggaggaggagacagaacAGGCGCCTCAACCGCCAGGTGCGGTGGAGAACGGATCGTGCCGGAACAGCAGCCTGTCCTTGCCCGCCGACAGGGGCAGCAGCCGCGCCAACCTCATCCCATCCCCCGAGAACCCTCGAGGATCAACcttgaagaggaagaagaggatgaCCCCGGCTCGGCCATCACCGGCCCGTCTCCTCTCATTCTGCTCGGCCGCCTGCTGTCATCGCCATGGTCAGACCGGGGAGAGAAGCCCACTGTCCTCCCAGCATGAGCTGcatagtggaggaggaggaggaggaggaggaggccataTCAATCCCGTCTTCTACAACTCTATCTCCTACAGGGTGGACTCCCACGGCTCCTGGGCCTCCTCCTTCCCGAGTGGCTCCCTGTGCCTGCGGCAACACTGCACCCCCatccacacatacgcacgcaggAGGTCTGTCTAGCGGCAGGAGGTCTGCGGCAACGCAGGAGGTCTGTCTAGCGGCAGGAGGTCTGCGGCAACGCAGGAGGTCTGTCTAGCTGGACCAAACACATGCCTTTCCTTTtcattcccattcatttcattcatttagcGAACTCTTCTagtcaaagtgacttacagaacAGATGGGCATTTTCATGAGTATGTCTGCTCTCTGGGTACTGAATCCTTGTGTTTAGCCCTTTGCTCTGCGACTTGCTCCAATAACATGCTTGGCTACAGAAACTATGTTCTATATGTGGTTTATCATGTTTAAGTcatatgacatgacatgaaaGAAACACTTGCTATAGATGATGTAATATTGTACTTTTCACATTTTGAAGAAGttccttttttctgttttacacacacaattGTATAGATTTGTACAGATGTTTTGTACATTGTGAGtatttatgattaaattatGGGTTATGCATTGTTTAGGTCTGGACATGTCATCAAGTTCAAGATGCCTTATCTGTACTGTTTCGTCATTTGTTTTTCATCAGATCTCTATCACGAGTCAGCACCCAAATTTAGCCTGTTAATGAGGACCACAGCCATGAATAAAGCCTTCTCATCCAATTAGAGGATATTTAAATTATAtcttgttttaaaatgagaggaCGGGCAAGAGCAAAAGAGCTAAGAATTAAACATTTATCTGGATACTTTGATGTTCACAGAAGACTTGGGGAAAATGTTAGAAAATGCAGCAGGGTGATGGTAGTCTGAACTATCTTCCATTCCTTGTTTTCCATATTGTTTTGTTCAATGTGCAGTTTGGGTGTTCCTGTTGGGTGTTTCAACATTGCCTTTCTGGATTTCTCACCGTTCCTCTTATACCCAGACTCACTGATGAAAGAGCGTACCTAAAAAGTAGTGATTTCCCCAGCCACAGACTTCCATTTTGTGTCTTAAAATGAATCACTTAATATTTAATCATCTAATATATTGGCagttatattatatttatgCATGAAAGTTTCATCCTCATCAAAAGCAG
Above is a genomic segment from Alosa sapidissima isolate fAloSap1 chromosome 4, fAloSap1.pri, whole genome shotgun sequence containing:
- the LOC121707328 gene encoding potassium channel subfamily K member 9-like isoform X2 produces the protein MNTCTRYLLSRTKRCLGLRRSEVSMGNMVLMGFLSCLSVLCVGAGAFSYFEGWSFFHAYYYCFITLTTIGFGDFVALLKREDLQTNTVYVAFSFLYILVGLTVIGAFLNLVVLRFLTVSSEGPLQAAAVEEAGEGGGGGGGRRRGEGGNMGKEGGDLEKGRGALAAGHRKEEETEQAPQPPGAVENGSCRNSSLSLPADRGSSRANLIPSPENPRGSTLKRKKRMTPARPSPARLLSFCSAACCHRHGQTGERSPLSSQHELHSGGGGGGGGGHINPVFYNSISYRVDSHGSWASSFPSGSLCLRQHCTPIHTYARRRSV
- the LOC121707328 gene encoding potassium channel subfamily K member 15-like isoform X1; amino-acid sequence: MSHRLLMFSPMNMQNIRTLCLIVCMLSYLLVGAAVFDALESETESSRKKMLELKLNELKKKYGFSDEEYREIEKVVLQWEPHRGGIQWKFAGSFYFAITVITTIGYGHAAPGTDAGKAFCMFYAVLGIPLTLVMFQSLGERMNTCTRYLLSRTKRCLGLRRSEVSMGNMVLMGFLSCLSVLCVGAGAFSYFEGWSFFHAYYYCFITLTTIGFGDFVALLKREDLQTNTVYVAFSFLYILVGLTVIGAFLNLVVLRFLTVSSEGPLQAAAVEEAGEGGGGGGGRRRGEGGNMGKEGGDLEKGRGALAAGHRKEEETEQAPQPPGAVENGSCRNSSLSLPADRGSSRANLIPSPENPRGSTLKRKKRMTPARPSPARLLSFCSAACCHRHGQTGERSPLSSQHELHSGGGGGGGGGHINPVFYNSISYRVDSHGSWASSFPSGSLCLRQHCTPIHTYARRRSV